A window from Symbiopectobacterium purcellii encodes these proteins:
- the phoH gene encoding phosphate starvation-inducible protein PhoH, whose product MGRQKAVIKARREAKRVIRRDSRSHRQREEESVTSLVQMGVIEAIGMARENRDTSPIAARTIAQEHYLSAIENKQLIFATGEAGCGKTFLSAAKAAEALIHKEVERIIVTRPVLQADEDLGFLPGDITDKFAPYFRPVYDVLQRRLGASFLQYCLRPEIGKVEIAPFAYMRGRTFENAVVILDEAQNVTVNQMKMFLTRLGENVTVIVNGDITQCDLPVGVKSGLQDALDRFQDDDMIGIVSFRASDCVRSSLCQRTLFAYN is encoded by the coding sequence ATGGGAAGACAAAAAGCAGTGATCAAAGCGCGTCGTGAAGCTAAACGCGTTATTCGTCGTGATTCACGCAGTCATCGTCAGCGTGAAGAAGAATCGGTCACTTCTCTGGTTCAGATGGGGGTAATTGAAGCTATCGGTATGGCGCGAGAAAATCGCGATACGTCACCGATTGCCGCGCGTACCATCGCCCAGGAGCATTACTTGTCTGCAATAGAAAATAAACAGTTAATCTTTGCCACCGGTGAGGCGGGGTGTGGCAAAACGTTTCTCAGTGCGGCCAAAGCGGCTGAAGCGCTGATTCATAAAGAGGTTGAAAGGATAATTGTTACCCGGCCGGTATTACAGGCTGATGAGGATCTTGGTTTTTTACCTGGTGACATTACTGATAAGTTTGCTCCCTATTTCCGCCCGGTATATGACGTATTGCAGCGACGCCTTGGCGCATCGTTCTTGCAATACTGTTTACGCCCGGAGATTGGAAAAGTGGAAATCGCGCCGTTTGCCTATATGCGCGGGCGTACATTTGAAAATGCCGTGGTCATTCTTGATGAAGCACAGAATGTCACGGTAAATCAGATGAAGATGTTTCTGACCCGTCTGGGTGAAAATGTCACGGTGATTGTTAATGGGGATATTACGCAATGTGATTTGCCCGTTGGGGTGAAATCCGGTTTGCAGGATGCATTGGATCGTTTTCAGGACGATGACATGATTGGCATTGTTTCGTTCCGCGCATCGGATTGCGTTCGCTCGTCATTGTGCCAGCGCACGCTGTTCGCCTATAACTGA